In a single window of the Pseudodesulfovibrio profundus genome:
- the ribB gene encoding 3,4-dihydroxy-2-butanone-4-phosphate synthase has translation MNQKTQLTDFGDAIERVENALTALREGRGILVTDNEDRENEGDLIFAAETLTDEQMALLIRECSGIVCLCMTDEKVRSLNLPMMVEENNSQYQTAFTVSIEATEGVTTGVSASDRVTTVKAAIAKDAKPTDIASPGNVFPLRARSGGVLERGGHTEATVDMTRLAGFEPCGVLCEVTNPDGTMARLPEIIEFANKHDMPVCTVDDIVAYRRAKERVAA, from the coding sequence ATGAATCAGAAAACCCAACTCACTGATTTCGGCGATGCCATCGAGCGTGTCGAGAATGCGCTGACGGCCTTGCGCGAAGGTCGCGGCATCCTTGTTACCGATAACGAGGATCGCGAAAACGAGGGAGACCTCATTTTTGCGGCAGAAACGCTGACCGACGAACAGATGGCTCTGCTCATCCGCGAGTGCAGCGGCATCGTCTGTCTCTGCATGACCGATGAAAAAGTCCGTTCACTCAACCTGCCCATGATGGTCGAGGAAAACAACTCGCAGTACCAGACCGCATTCACCGTTTCCATCGAGGCCACCGAAGGTGTCACCACCGGTGTTTCCGCTTCCGATCGCGTCACCACGGTCAAGGCTGCCATCGCAAAAGACGCCAAGCCCACCGACATCGCCAGCCCCGGCAATGTGTTCCCGCTCCGCGCCCGCAGTGGCGGCGTTCTTGAGCGCGGCGGACACACTGAAGCGACCGTGGACATGACCCGACTGGCCGGTTTCGAGCCATGTGGCGTATTATGCGAAGTGACCAACCCCGACGGCACCATGGCCCGGTTGCCCGAAATCATCGAATTCGCCAACAAGCACGATATGCCCGTATGCACCGTGGACGATATCGTCGCCTATCGCAGGGCGAAGGAACGCGTGGCAGCATAA
- a CDS encoding sensor histidine kinase yields the protein MKLRNILFASLGILAVIVLSVGYAITNRLVSGAFLQLEKEEITSHVVRAKNELHNQLHRLDLFLWDWSSWDDTFDFAMDGNEDYRTSNLMPLTFQEQHLAAMIINNGDGKTVFGKAYNEDGSENQPLNQFLRDIMAQPETLPAISDEGGRGGFVIVGGKPYVFSVRQIFTSAGRGTDIGHFLMARHISPALVETIAEDLVLDMTVFTEAQSPIDWDESSDILPHSTPDPTIIPESEDTIKGFITIGDIYNKPALVIQVSSDRRIMNLGKSVSQLSAISMAVVILVAGILIFIILQRRVLSRLERLNSQVQRIRISGHTDRVNISGSDELAQLAYSVNMMLERLESDQRKLSEARDELEDKVADRTKELEKANKELRTLDIAKNHFLSATSHELRTPLTAIHGFVKLMERDFKKHFSPHLKQQEDLTTKVSKHLTNFTVVHNETKRLGTLIGDMLDLNKIEAGKIIWRDANVAPGQIVNRAAKSIAGLIESNGAVELLVDIEPQLPHVHVDKDRLHQVLINLLNNAVKFTEDGYIKISASKVPDGVQFSVSDTGKGISSNDVPRLFELFYQADRGDRETPSLGTGIGLAICKEIVEHYGGTISVESEIGKGSSFFFTIPSA from the coding sequence ATGAAGCTGCGAAACATACTTTTTGCATCATTAGGCATACTTGCTGTCATTGTTCTGTCAGTTGGATACGCCATAACCAACCGCCTTGTAAGTGGCGCTTTTCTGCAATTGGAAAAGGAAGAGATTACCTCTCATGTGGTTCGTGCCAAAAATGAACTGCACAATCAGTTACATCGACTTGATCTTTTTTTATGGGATTGGAGTTCCTGGGACGACACCTTCGATTTCGCCATGGACGGCAATGAAGACTATCGCACATCAAACCTGATGCCATTGACATTTCAGGAGCAGCATCTGGCTGCCATGATCATCAACAATGGCGACGGTAAAACTGTTTTCGGAAAGGCATACAACGAAGATGGCAGTGAGAACCAACCGCTCAATCAGTTTCTGAGAGACATCATGGCCCAACCCGAAACCCTTCCGGCCATCTCAGATGAAGGCGGACGAGGCGGATTCGTCATAGTCGGGGGCAAGCCATACGTATTCTCTGTTCGACAAATATTCACTTCAGCAGGTCGTGGTACTGATATCGGTCACTTTCTCATGGCCCGACATATTTCTCCTGCACTGGTCGAAACCATAGCAGAAGACCTGGTGTTGGACATGACGGTTTTCACTGAAGCACAGTCACCCATTGATTGGGACGAATCGAGCGATATCCTTCCTCACTCCACGCCTGATCCCACTATCATCCCGGAAAGTGAAGACACCATCAAAGGGTTCATCACCATTGGCGACATATACAACAAGCCCGCCCTTGTCATTCAGGTGTCATCTGATCGGCGCATCATGAATTTGGGCAAATCCGTTTCGCAGCTCAGTGCCATTTCCATGGCCGTAGTCATTCTCGTTGCAGGCATTCTGATCTTCATCATTCTCCAAAGACGCGTTCTCTCACGACTGGAACGGCTCAATTCACAGGTCCAGCGCATCCGCATTTCCGGCCACACTGACAGGGTTAACATCAGCGGCAGCGATGAGCTTGCCCAGCTCGCATACAGCGTCAACATGATGCTTGAAAGACTGGAATCCGATCAGCGCAAGTTGAGCGAAGCCCGTGATGAGCTCGAAGACAAAGTGGCAGACAGGACCAAGGAATTGGAAAAAGCCAACAAGGAACTGCGAACACTCGATATCGCAAAGAACCACTTTCTGTCGGCCACGTCCCATGAATTGCGCACCCCGCTGACAGCCATCCACGGGTTCGTCAAACTGATGGAACGTGATTTCAAAAAGCATTTCAGCCCGCACCTTAAACAACAAGAAGACCTGACAACCAAGGTCTCAAAGCATCTGACCAACTTCACCGTGGTTCACAATGAAACCAAGCGCCTCGGCACACTCATCGGTGACATGCTTGACCTCAACAAAATCGAAGCGGGCAAGATCATCTGGCGGGATGCCAATGTCGCCCCCGGCCAAATCGTCAATCGTGCGGCAAAATCTATCGCCGGACTCATTGAATCCAATGGCGCCGTCGAGTTGCTGGTCGACATCGAGCCGCAACTTCCACATGTGCATGTAGACAAAGACCGGCTCCATCAGGTCCTCATCAATCTGTTGAATAACGCCGTTAAGTTCACCGAGGATGGTTACATCAAGATATCCGCCAGCAAAGTGCCGGACGGTGTACAGTTCTCTGTTTCCGACACCGGCAAGGGCATTAGCTCCAATGACGTTCCTCGGCTCTTCGAGCTGTTCTATCAAGCTGATCGGGGTGACAGGGAAACACCTTCACTCGGAACAGGCATCGGGCTGGCGATCTGCAAAGAGATTGTCGAGCACTATGGCGGCACCATCAGCGTCGAATCCGAGATAGGCAAAGGAAGCAGTTTCTTTTTCACTATCCCATCGGCATAG
- a CDS encoding hydrogenase maturation nickel metallochaperone HypA: protein MSIVQSILGILQEEMVKHDGKKLKKVVIKNGALAGVVTEALKFAWDAMTPAEGFDGAQLEIIEVPIKVACGDCGEEFMPEHTRCMPCPKCDQLLGHTVIQGKEMLIDSIEIDDEQ, encoded by the coding sequence ATGTCTATAGTTCAATCCATTCTCGGTATTCTGCAGGAAGAGATGGTCAAACACGATGGCAAGAAGCTCAAGAAAGTGGTGATCAAGAACGGCGCACTGGCCGGGGTTGTCACTGAAGCTCTGAAGTTCGCCTGGGACGCCATGACCCCCGCAGAGGGTTTTGATGGTGCCCAACTGGAAATCATTGAAGTGCCTATCAAGGTAGCTTGCGGTGACTGTGGTGAGGAGTTCATGCCGGAGCATACGCGCTGCATGCCTTGTCCGAAGTGTGACCAGCTGCTGGGGCATACCGTGATCCAGGGGAAGGAAATGCTTATCGATTCGATTGAAATCGACGACGAGCAGTAA
- the hypB gene encoding hydrogenase nickel incorporation protein HypB: MTQEVTIVRNVLEANDRLAEELKATFKEKKILCLNLMSSPGAGKTTLLERTLTDLKDEFKMAVIEGDLQTDNDAQRVAATGAQAVQVNTEGGCHLDSGMVLDSLKSIDMEGLDILFVENVGNLVCPAEFEVGEDYKVTLLSVAEGDDKPEKYPLMFHISAVMLLNKVDLMPYVDFDLDKASGHATKLNKDIKVIPISARSGENLEEWYSWLREKRAEKQ, encoded by the coding sequence ATGACACAGGAAGTCACTATCGTCCGCAATGTCCTTGAGGCCAACGACCGTCTGGCCGAAGAACTCAAGGCGACATTCAAAGAGAAGAAGATTCTCTGTCTGAATCTCATGAGTTCCCCCGGCGCTGGTAAGACCACGCTGCTGGAACGCACCCTCACCGATTTGAAGGACGAGTTCAAGATGGCTGTCATCGAAGGCGACCTGCAGACGGATAACGATGCGCAGCGTGTCGCTGCCACTGGTGCTCAGGCCGTCCAGGTCAACACCGAAGGCGGTTGTCATCTTGATTCCGGCATGGTGCTGGATTCTCTGAAGTCCATTGACATGGAAGGACTTGATATTCTGTTCGTGGAAAATGTAGGCAACCTCGTCTGCCCGGCTGAATTTGAAGTGGGCGAAGATTACAAAGTGACCCTGCTTTCCGTGGCCGAAGGGGACGACAAGCCGGAGAAGTATCCCCTCATGTTCCATATTTCCGCGGTCATGCTGCTGAACAAGGTCGATCTGATGCCGTATGTGGATTTTGATCTGGATAAGGCAAGCGGACATGCGACCAAATTGAACAAAGACATCAAGGTCATTCCTATTTCCGCACGTAGTGGAGAAAACCTTGAGGAGTGGTACTCCTGGTTGCGCGAAAAGCGGGCCGAAAAGCAGTAA
- a CDS encoding sigma-54 interaction domain-containing protein, translating to MSFPDDLALDDIFSSIADGLFTVDAEWNITFFNEAAQRITGMSSKSALGSKCWDVLRSSLCDGNCAVAECMETGERLNNKSISIERADGTTVPISISAAPLRNKQGQVVGGVETFRDLTEINGMRKRVHDLYGVEDIVGRSSALNRVLKILPQVSDSSATVLLSGRSGTGKELFASAIHNLSPRKEKPFVAVNCGALPETLLESELFGYKAGAFTDARTDKPGRIERAEGGTIFLDEVGDLPGPLQVKLLRFLQERTFEPLGGVEPVQADVRVVAATNRDLEQAVADSSFRRDLYYRLNVVNLPLPALTERREDIPVLVEHFVDRFNALQGKSLDGVSSEVLQLLMSYDFPGNVRELENIIEYAFILCSTGPIQVEHLPDNLQFAKGGLGRDLFKGTMDEIKCRAAQIALERNNGKKMATCRELKISKDTLRRMLARCGLG from the coding sequence ATGTCTTTCCCGGATGACCTGGCTTTAGACGATATTTTCTCCTCCATAGCCGACGGCCTGTTTACGGTCGATGCGGAGTGGAACATCACGTTCTTCAACGAGGCGGCCCAGCGTATTACCGGTATGTCGTCCAAATCGGCGCTGGGCAGCAAATGCTGGGATGTCCTCCGGTCGAGCCTTTGTGACGGCAACTGTGCCGTGGCCGAGTGCATGGAAACAGGGGAACGGCTGAACAATAAATCCATATCCATTGAGCGTGCGGACGGTACTACGGTCCCGATTTCCATCTCCGCTGCCCCATTGCGTAATAAGCAGGGGCAGGTGGTCGGCGGCGTGGAAACATTCCGTGATTTGACTGAAATCAACGGCATGCGGAAACGGGTGCATGACCTGTACGGCGTTGAGGATATCGTCGGGCGTAGTTCGGCGCTGAACCGGGTTCTCAAAATACTCCCTCAGGTAAGCGACAGCTCGGCTACCGTGCTGCTTTCAGGGCGGTCGGGAACCGGCAAGGAGCTGTTTGCCAGCGCTATCCATAACCTGAGCCCCCGCAAGGAGAAACCGTTTGTGGCGGTGAACTGCGGAGCATTGCCCGAGACCCTGCTGGAATCGGAGCTGTTCGGATACAAGGCCGGCGCATTCACGGATGCACGAACCGACAAACCCGGGCGCATCGAGCGGGCAGAGGGCGGGACCATTTTCCTGGATGAGGTCGGCGATTTGCCCGGACCGTTGCAGGTGAAGCTCTTGCGGTTTTTGCAGGAACGGACCTTTGAGCCGCTTGGCGGTGTCGAGCCGGTCCAGGCCGATGTGCGAGTTGTCGCTGCAACCAATCGTGATTTGGAACAGGCCGTGGCAGACAGTTCATTCCGGCGGGACTTGTACTATCGGCTCAATGTCGTGAACCTTCCGCTTCCCGCGCTGACAGAGCGACGAGAAGATATTCCGGTACTGGTCGAGCACTTTGTCGATCGGTTCAATGCGTTGCAGGGCAAGTCATTGGATGGAGTCAGCAGTGAGGTGCTGCAACTCCTCATGTCATACGACTTCCCCGGCAATGTCCGGGAGCTGGAAAACATCATCGAGTATGCCTTTATTTTGTGTTCAACAGGCCCTATTCAGGTTGAACATCTGCCCGACAATCTCCAGTTTGCCAAAGGCGGGCTTGGGCGCGATCTCTTCAAAGGGACCATGGATGAAATCAAGTGTCGCGCAGCCCAGATCGCCCTTGAGCGTAACAACGGCAAAAAGATGGCAACCTGCCGTGAATTGAAGATCTCCAAGGATACCCTCCGTCGTATGCTTGCTCGCTGCGGTTTGGGCTAA
- a CDS encoding Mrp/NBP35 family ATP-binding protein — MSGCSGCSSAAPDGSCSSSAGCQPGDEKLQKTLGRIKNKIVVMSGKGGVGKTTVATNIAVALSLQGKKVGLLDVDVHGPSVPRLLSLKGEKPHMGDECMEPVPWSKNLSVMSLGFLLEDERQAVIWRGPVKVGLIKQFVEDVMWGDLDYLVVDCPPGTGDEPLSALQTLGPTALAVVVTTPQGVAIDDVRRSLSFVGQVGNRVLGLVENMSGFACPDCGSVHNIFNSGGGEELAKEAGVQFLGRIPMDPEVAHSGDEGFPFMKVHKETATGKAMEEIIRPMLHLPDMSKLEK, encoded by the coding sequence ATGAGCGGATGCAGTGGTTGTTCTTCTGCGGCCCCGGATGGAAGCTGTTCCAGCAGCGCCGGCTGTCAGCCGGGTGATGAAAAGCTTCAGAAAACGCTTGGTCGTATCAAGAACAAGATAGTTGTCATGTCCGGAAAAGGCGGCGTGGGTAAAACCACCGTTGCCACCAATATAGCAGTGGCCCTCTCCCTGCAGGGCAAGAAAGTCGGTTTGCTGGATGTGGACGTGCACGGTCCTTCGGTTCCGCGACTCCTTTCCCTCAAGGGTGAAAAGCCGCACATGGGTGACGAGTGCATGGAGCCGGTCCCCTGGAGCAAGAATCTTTCCGTCATGTCCCTGGGCTTTTTGCTGGAAGACGAACGTCAGGCTGTGATCTGGCGTGGACCGGTCAAGGTCGGCCTGATCAAGCAGTTCGTGGAAGACGTCATGTGGGGCGACCTCGACTATCTGGTCGTGGACTGCCCTCCTGGCACCGGTGATGAACCCCTTTCCGCACTCCAGACTCTCGGCCCCACCGCGCTGGCAGTTGTGGTCACCACCCCGCAGGGCGTGGCCATCGACGACGTGCGTCGCTCCCTGTCCTTTGTCGGTCAGGTCGGCAACCGCGTGCTCGGTCTGGTGGAGAACATGTCCGGTTTCGCCTGTCCCGATTGCGGTTCCGTACATAACATCTTCAATTCCGGCGGTGGCGAAGAACTGGCCAAGGAAGCTGGCGTACAGTTCCTCGGTCGTATCCCCATGGACCCGGAAGTGGCTCACTCCGGTGACGAAGGGTTCCCCTTCATGAAGGTTCACAAGGAGACCGCCACCGGCAAGGCCATGGAGGAGATCATCCGTCCCATGCTGCATCTGCCGGATATGTCCAAGCTGGAAAAGTAG
- a CDS encoding DUF697 domain-containing protein — MPKHLKHLVTFAAVIIIGSFLVFLYNCIVGLSGFAGRINPALEPWLFWTLSAVAGGLVLWSMAVAFMRPRPMMVHENPTEKEMEDFRRILLGRLRKNKYLRDAEVVINDASEMDHALAYLKEKADEEIRSTAKRVFISTAISQNGRLDVLVVLYLITRLNWRIAKLYNQRPHYRELMNLYANVAITAFVAGSLEDLGLEDHVTELMGPLVGGSAIGAVPGAQAISSTITNSVLTGSANGLMTLRCGILARNYMSLNLDSKGSMRRNATMEASRMFVSMSAETVTYVTRKLVKGTTGAMKSGSARAVRGVTGTVTGTAEAVGSGVRKVGQGVKSSASAVGETVRSVGDRSKQSVRKVSDGTRQAVNSTTGAVKSAVSSIGKQAKDTVSSVKEGTRKSGQKAADGARKLQETTSSLKRSAETVIEKSGKTVADSRRKTGKALSDISSSLKKKRESASKRIRGLWKRSRQSEDDAE; from the coding sequence ATGCCCAAACATCTGAAACATCTTGTCACGTTTGCCGCTGTGATCATCATCGGCTCGTTTCTTGTTTTTCTCTATAACTGCATTGTCGGGCTTTCCGGCTTTGCCGGTCGGATAAATCCTGCGCTGGAACCATGGCTGTTCTGGACGTTGAGTGCCGTTGCCGGTGGCTTGGTCCTGTGGTCCATGGCCGTGGCATTCATGCGGCCGCGACCAATGATGGTCCATGAGAATCCCACGGAAAAGGAGATGGAGGATTTTCGCCGCATCCTGCTGGGGCGGTTGCGCAAGAACAAGTATTTGCGTGATGCGGAAGTGGTCATCAATGACGCCTCGGAAATGGATCATGCGCTGGCGTATCTTAAAGAGAAGGCGGACGAAGAAATCCGATCCACGGCCAAGCGGGTCTTCATCAGCACGGCCATATCCCAAAACGGACGCCTTGATGTGCTGGTGGTTCTGTATCTGATCACGCGCCTGAACTGGCGCATTGCCAAGCTCTACAATCAGCGCCCCCATTATCGCGAACTCATGAACCTCTACGCCAATGTGGCGATCACCGCCTTTGTGGCGGGCAGCCTCGAAGACCTCGGGCTGGAGGATCACGTGACCGAACTGATGGGACCGCTTGTGGGAGGCTCCGCCATCGGAGCGGTGCCCGGAGCGCAGGCCATATCCTCGACCATCACCAACTCCGTGCTGACCGGATCGGCCAATGGTCTGATGACTCTTCGGTGCGGTATTCTGGCTCGGAACTACATGAGCCTCAACCTTGATTCCAAAGGCAGCATGCGGCGTAATGCGACCATGGAAGCATCTCGGATGTTCGTATCGATGAGCGCCGAGACCGTGACCTACGTCACCCGGAAGCTGGTCAAAGGCACCACCGGGGCCATGAAGTCGGGATCGGCTCGGGCTGTTCGAGGCGTGACCGGTACCGTAACCGGAACGGCAGAAGCCGTGGGCAGTGGTGTGCGCAAGGTCGGTCAGGGAGTGAAAAGCAGCGCTTCTGCTGTAGGAGAAACAGTGCGAAGCGTGGGTGACCGTTCAAAGCAGAGCGTGCGTAAAGTGAGCGATGGAACCCGTCAGGCCGTCAATTCGACCACCGGAGCCGTGAAGTCTGCCGTGAGCTCCATCGGCAAGCAGGCCAAGGATACCGTTTCTTCCGTGAAGGAGGGGACGCGCAAATCAGGTCAGAAAGCCGCAGATGGCGCTCGTAAGTTGCAGGAGACAACAAGTTCTCTAAAGCGATCGGCTGAAACGGTTATTGAAAAAAGTGGCAAGACCGTCGCTGATTCACGACGAAAGACCGGCAAGGCACTGTCTGACATCAGCAGTTCGCTCAAGAAAAAACGGGAGTCGGCATCGAAACGGATTCGCGGGTTGTGGAAGCGATCCAGGCAGTCAGAAGACGACGCTGAATAA
- a CDS encoding pyridoxal phosphate-dependent aminotransferase, producing the protein MQLISSQMTGYIKKASWIRKMFEEGIKLKQEFGAENVHDFSLGNPDLPPPSIIKETLAELADEADQPFFLGYMPNFGYPDVRQRLAEEVSKEQGVEVPADSLVITCGAAGALNSVFRAVLEPGDEIITPAPFFVEYGFYADNHAAQLKPIPSKPLTFELDLDAIDAAINDKTRVVLINSPNNPTGAVYSREELEKLAAILEKHNAKRERPIFILSDEPYRFLAFDGVEVPSVLDIYRYSIVCSSFSKNLSMAGERVGYALINPAIEGKEVLMGAIIMSNRILGFVNAPALAQKLLGKALGSSVDVSIYDKRRKAMAEVLDNAGFNYTMPKGAFYFFPEAPGGDDVAFCATLQEEKILAVPGTGFGCPGYFRLAFCVGEDVILRAKDAFKRAMDKA; encoded by the coding sequence ATGCAGCTCATTTCATCACAGATGACCGGATATATTAAAAAGGCGTCCTGGATTCGTAAAATGTTTGAAGAAGGGATCAAGCTGAAACAGGAGTTCGGTGCGGAAAACGTACACGACTTCAGCCTCGGCAATCCCGACCTGCCGCCGCCGTCCATCATCAAGGAGACCCTCGCCGAGTTGGCCGATGAGGCTGATCAGCCATTCTTCCTCGGATACATGCCCAACTTCGGCTACCCCGATGTTCGCCAGCGTCTGGCCGAGGAAGTCTCCAAAGAGCAGGGTGTTGAAGTCCCGGCCGACAGTCTGGTCATCACCTGCGGCGCTGCCGGAGCGCTCAACTCGGTGTTCCGCGCCGTGCTCGAACCCGGTGACGAGATCATCACCCCGGCCCCGTTTTTCGTTGAGTATGGATTTTATGCCGACAACCATGCGGCACAGCTCAAACCGATCCCATCCAAGCCGCTGACGTTCGAGCTGGACCTCGACGCCATCGATGCAGCCATCAACGACAAGACCCGCGTAGTCCTGATCAACTCCCCCAACAACCCCACCGGCGCAGTCTACAGCCGTGAAGAGTTGGAAAAGCTGGCCGCCATCCTCGAAAAGCACAATGCCAAGCGGGAACGCCCCATTTTCATTCTGTCGGACGAACCATACCGCTTCCTTGCCTTTGACGGCGTGGAAGTGCCGAGCGTTCTCGACATCTACCGCTACTCCATCGTCTGCTCCTCGTTCTCCAAGAACCTGAGCATGGCTGGCGAGCGCGTAGGCTATGCCCTGATCAATCCGGCCATCGAAGGCAAGGAAGTGCTGATGGGCGCCATCATCATGTCCAACCGCATTCTCGGTTTCGTCAATGCTCCGGCACTGGCTCAGAAGCTGCTCGGCAAGGCTCTTGGCAGCTCGGTGGATGTTTCCATCTACGACAAACGCCGCAAGGCCATGGCTGAAGTGCTCGACAACGCCGGGTTCAACTACACCATGCCCAAGGGCGCCTTCTACTTCTTCCCCGAGGCTCCGGGCGGCGATGATGTCGCTTTCTGCGCCACCCTGCAGGAGGAAAAGATTCTGGCAGTTCCCGGCACCGGCTTCGGCTGCCCCGGCTACTTCCGCCTCGCCTTCTGCGTGGGCGAAGATGTCATCTTGCGCGCCAAGGATGCGTTCAAACGCGCCATGGACAAAGCATAG
- a CDS encoding adenosylcobinamide-GDP ribazoletransferase — protein sequence MFSIRSLGNTLGFLTRLAPARIVTEQEMNRCMAYMMPVGLILGVVLVFPFWLGMFSGSTWTQAFLITALNVYLTRGLHFDGLGDVCDAVTTHGDPERFWEVIKDSRAGAFAIIGLCLTIVGQIILFETMLAAGAYAAVAWAFVLGRAACVGFAYVVRHLARPGLGKLYMDGATLPVTLIASGSTFILGVFMAGPITTLSAMFIATCAMYALYRLATRVDGVNGDFLGCSVLLGELAAGLGFALFL from the coding sequence ATGTTTTCGATCCGATCGCTTGGCAACACCCTCGGTTTTCTGACCCGACTCGCTCCGGCGCGTATTGTGACTGAACAGGAAATGAACCGATGCATGGCATACATGATGCCGGTGGGGCTCATTCTCGGTGTTGTTCTGGTATTTCCTTTCTGGCTCGGCATGTTTTCCGGCTCCACATGGACGCAGGCCTTTCTCATCACGGCGCTGAATGTCTACCTCACCCGCGGGCTTCACTTTGACGGGCTGGGGGATGTCTGTGACGCCGTGACCACCCATGGCGACCCCGAACGTTTTTGGGAAGTCATCAAGGACAGTCGGGCCGGGGCTTTTGCGATCATCGGCCTGTGCCTGACCATCGTCGGCCAGATCATCCTTTTCGAAACCATGCTGGCCGCCGGTGCATACGCTGCCGTGGCCTGGGCGTTTGTGCTCGGACGCGCTGCCTGTGTCGGGTTCGCCTATGTAGTGCGCCACCTTGCCCGTCCGGGCCTGGGCAAGCTCTACATGGACGGGGCCACCCTGCCGGTCACGCTCATTGCTTCCGGCTCCACATTCATTCTCGGTGTATTCATGGCCGGGCCGATCACCACCTTGAGCGCCATGTTCATCGCCACCTGTGCCATGTACGCGCTCTATCGCCTCGCCACCCGCGTGGACGGCGTGAACGGCGATTTCCTTGGCTGCTCGGTACTCCTGGGCGAACTCGCCGCAGGACTTGGCTTCGCACTTTTTCTCTAG